A DNA window from Microcystis aeruginosa NIES-843 contains the following coding sequences:
- the sat gene encoding sulfate adenylyltransferase, with protein MTVLTEGIAPHGGQLINRIATAAEKAEFLALAEKLPRVSLDERALSDLVMIAIGGFSPLKGFMEQDDYEKVVDDMRLINGLPWAIPVTLSVREEVADPLKEGNWIRLDDSEGNFVGVLELTQKYRYNKAHEAVNVYRTDDQKHPGVKVLYEQGEINLAGPIWLLQRDPHPQFPKYQIDPLQSRKMFHEKAWKTIVGFQTRNPIHRAHEYIQKCALEVVDGLFLHPLVGATKSDDVPADVRMRCYEIMMDKYFPQDRVILAINPSAMRYAGPREAIFHAIIRKNYGCTHFIVGRDHAGVGDYYGTYDAQYIFDEFEPGELGIVPMKFEHAFYCTRTSGMATTKTSPSLPEERIHLSGTKVRELLRKGELPPPEFSRPEVAAELIRAMQGS; from the coding sequence ATGACTGTACTGACCGAAGGAATCGCGCCCCACGGTGGGCAATTAATTAATCGTATTGCTACCGCTGCCGAAAAAGCCGAATTTCTGGCCCTAGCTGAAAAACTACCGCGAGTTTCCTTAGATGAACGAGCGCTCTCGGATTTAGTTATGATTGCTATTGGTGGTTTCAGTCCCCTCAAAGGCTTTATGGAACAGGACGACTACGAAAAAGTCGTCGATGATATGCGTCTAATCAATGGTTTACCCTGGGCAATTCCCGTGACTCTTTCCGTTAGGGAAGAAGTGGCGGATCCGCTCAAAGAAGGCAACTGGATTCGTTTAGATGACAGCGAAGGCAACTTTGTCGGAGTCCTAGAACTAACCCAAAAATACCGTTATAATAAAGCCCACGAAGCAGTTAACGTCTATCGTACCGACGACCAGAAACATCCCGGGGTAAAAGTCCTCTACGAACAGGGAGAAATTAACCTCGCAGGTCCAATATGGTTACTTCAGCGCGATCCTCATCCCCAGTTTCCCAAATATCAGATCGATCCTCTGCAATCGCGCAAAATGTTCCACGAAAAAGCTTGGAAAACGATTGTCGGTTTCCAAACCCGTAATCCCATCCACCGGGCCCACGAATACATTCAAAAATGCGCCCTAGAAGTGGTAGATGGTTTATTCTTGCATCCCCTTGTCGGCGCTACCAAAAGCGATGATGTACCGGCCGATGTGCGGATGCGTTGCTATGAGATCATGATGGATAAATACTTTCCCCAAGATCGCGTTATTCTGGCTATCAACCCCTCAGCTATGCGTTACGCCGGCCCCCGGGAAGCAATTTTCCACGCTATTATCCGTAAAAACTACGGTTGTACCCATTTTATCGTCGGTCGTGACCATGCCGGAGTCGGCGACTACTACGGAACCTACGATGCTCAGTATATCTTTGATGAGTTCGAGCCGGGGGAATTGGGAATCGTGCCGATGAAGTTTGAACACGCTTTCTACTGTACCCGCACTTCGGGAATGGCAACCACCAAAACTAGCCCCAGTTTACCGGAAGAAAGAATCCACCTTTCGGGAACGAAAGTCCGGGAACTGCTGCGCAAAGGAGAATTACCACCTCCGGAATTCTCCCGTCCAGAAGTGGCTGCCGAATTAATCCGCGCCATGCAAGGATCTTGA
- a CDS encoding SDR family oxidoreductase, with product MSEKVVLIVGATGGIGATLARKLAVNGHKLVLVARNADNLSNLASELPCPSLIVPTDITNPTQVETLMAKIVSHYGRLDVLVNAAGAGVMKQYNKITPEDLDKMLDLNLKGSFYTCQAAANVMKENKAGHICNVVGILGKHSMAMAAAYCASKYGVVGFSKCLADELKRYGIKMTLFYFGGVDTPFWDQVSLKVDRNKMLTAQTAADAIYFAMNAEPQAVPMEINIQPDSHLFF from the coding sequence ATGAGCGAAAAAGTTGTCCTGATTGTCGGTGCTACGGGGGGTATCGGTGCCACTTTAGCCCGTAAACTAGCTGTTAATGGTCATAAACTCGTATTGGTGGCCAGAAATGCCGATAATTTATCTAATTTAGCCAGTGAGTTGCCTTGTCCCTCTTTAATTGTGCCGACGGATATCACCAATCCGACTCAGGTAGAAACTTTGATGGCAAAAATTGTCTCCCATTACGGCCGGTTGGATGTGTTGGTTAATGCGGCCGGAGCCGGTGTGATGAAACAATACAATAAAATCACGCCGGAAGATTTAGATAAAATGCTCGACCTCAATCTGAAGGGAAGTTTTTATACCTGTCAGGCTGCCGCTAATGTGATGAAGGAAAATAAAGCCGGTCATATCTGTAATGTGGTGGGAATTTTAGGTAAGCATTCTATGGCTATGGCTGCCGCTTATTGTGCTTCTAAATACGGGGTGGTCGGTTTTAGTAAATGTTTGGCCGATGAGTTAAAACGCTATGGTATTAAAATGACTTTATTCTATTTTGGTGGTGTCGATACTCCTTTTTGGGATCAGGTGAGCTTAAAAGTTGATCGCAATAAAATGTTAACCGCTCAAACCGCCGCCGATGCTATCTATTTTGCCATGAATGCTGAACCCCAAGCCGTCCCCATGGAAATTAATATTCAACCCGATAGTCATCTCTTTTTTTAG
- the hppD gene encoding 4-hydroxyphenylpyruvate dioxygenase, whose amino-acid sequence MFVDHIHFYVESAKKWRDWFVRVMDFQAIASLVNLHTHTEIVGNGIQKDKTKQIIFILSSPLNSLSPVAEFLSKYPEGVADVAFQVEDLDSLARRIKQDIFIEETVLARGKIKSCQISSIADLKHTLIERQGITPILADPNLIQYDSQQQYNQDILAIDHLVLNVFQGNLELTANWYEENLGFKKRQTFTIKTERSGLYSQVLVYPKTELKLPINEPDSNSSQIQEFLDINQKSGIQHIALKTENIVNLTQKLREKNVEFLSVPDSYYRQINYQKKAFNIADWEWSEIKKQEILIDFEQNSYSLPEKPTLLQIFTKPIFSQPTFFFELIERRHAARGFGEGNFRALFEAIEREQIQRGTLD is encoded by the coding sequence ATGTTTGTTGATCATATTCATTTTTATGTAGAATCGGCCAAAAAATGGCGAGATTGGTTTGTGCGGGTGATGGATTTTCAGGCGATCGCAAGTTTAGTTAATCTCCACACGCACACGGAAATAGTTGGCAATGGCATCCAAAAAGATAAAACTAAACAGATTATTTTTATCTTATCTTCTCCCTTAAATTCCCTTAGTCCCGTGGCGGAATTTTTAAGTAAATATCCTGAAGGGGTGGCGGATGTAGCTTTTCAAGTAGAGGATTTAGACAGTTTAGCTAGGAGAATTAAACAGGACATTTTTATTGAGGAAACTGTTTTGGCTAGGGGTAAGATAAAAAGCTGTCAAATCTCTAGCATTGCTGATCTCAAACATACGTTAATTGAAAGGCAGGGAATCACGCCAATTTTAGCCGATCCTAATCTGATTCAATACGATAGTCAGCAACAATATAATCAGGATATTCTGGCAATTGATCACTTAGTTTTAAATGTTTTTCAAGGGAATTTAGAGTTAACAGCCAATTGGTATGAGGAAAATTTAGGCTTTAAAAAAAGGCAAACTTTTACTATTAAAACGGAGCGTTCTGGTCTTTATTCTCAGGTACTTGTTTACCCGAAAACTGAATTAAAATTACCGATTAATGAGCCAGATAGTAACAGTTCTCAAATACAAGAATTTTTAGATATTAATCAAAAATCTGGCATTCAACACATTGCTTTAAAAACAGAAAATATTGTAAACTTAACTCAAAAGTTAAGAGAAAAAAATGTAGAATTTTTATCAGTTCCCGACAGTTATTATCGACAAATTAACTATCAAAAGAAAGCCTTTAATATTGCTGATTGGGAATGGTCAGAAATTAAAAAGCAGGAGATTCTCATCGATTTTGAACAAAATAGTTATTCTCTCCCGGAAAAGCCGACTTTACTGCAAATTTTCACTAAACCAATTTTTTCCCAGCCGACTTTCTTTTTTGAATTAATCGAGCGACGTCATGCCGCTAGAGGTTTTGGAGAAGGCAACTTCCGGGCCTTATTTGAAGCGATCGAACGGGAACAAATACAGAGAGGAACTTTGGATTAG